ATTATGAGATATATGAGGGAGATTTCGATGCGATACCAGATTTGGAAACGATGACTCCTGCTAAGTCAGGTATGGTCGCAGATATGGACATCTCCGCTACGGATACCTTAAGCCAATTTGTGGTGGCATTTGACGGTACACTCGAAGTATCTGCTGATGGTCGTTACACTTTTTATGTATCATCCGATGATCCAACAAGCCTGATCGTAGATGGCAAAGAAGTAGTGAGCTACGATGGCGCTTCAGGTCTACTTGAGTCATCTGGGGAGATCTGTTTGGCTGAGGGCTTTCATTCATTAGAAGTCGTTCGAGTCGAAAAAAATAGTGATCAGAGCTTTTCCGTTTCTTACGAATCAGACGATGTAGCTAAGACCACGGCCTTGGATGTATTTGGTAATGACTTTGCTTCCATCGATAATTTGGCCTATCTGGCCAATGCAACACAACCTTCTACTTCAGATGGAGGCTTAGCTATAAGGGCGGTCGATGGCAATACTGATGGGGCTTTCGCTTCCAATTCGGTGACGCACACATATGAAGAAACGAATGCTTGGTGGCAAGTCGAACTGAGAGATACTTATCCTATCGGAGAAATAAACGTCTACAATCGCACAGATTGCTGTTCGGATCGCTTAGGTGCTTTTACGATCAGCGTGTTGAACGAGCAGGGCCAGACTCTATTTTGTCAGTATATCGAGCCACTCACCGAGCCATCTGTCACAGTAGATGCCGAAGGTGTACTGGGTCGAGTAATCAGGATAGAAAAAACTGAGGTGGGGATCTTAGCGCTAGCCGAAGTGGAAGTGTACGAAGGCACTGAGGTTACACACGGTGGTGAATTTCAATTGCGTAAGAGAGATTCTGACCTATATGCCATTGATGGTGGCGCACAAGAAACCGAAGCGGGACATTCTGTGGCCATGCTTAAGTTCAGCAATCATGAGAATATGACCTGGACAGAGCTAGACCGAGAAGAAGGATACTATTCTTATCAAAAATACGGAAGCGAATTGTGCTTGGCTGGCAATGATCAGGACGATCTCGTGCTGGCAACATGTGATGAAAGTGCAGAAAACCAACAATGGTTCAAAATCGGAGGAGGAGAGGGACACTATCGTCTACAACTGAAAGGAACAGAATTGGTGATCGATGGAGGGAGTGGCAGATTTGATGGAGCCAATATCTACCTTGAAGCGCTGGACTATACTAGCGAAGCGCAGCAATGGAAGTTTGAAGCTGCAGACGTGGACAATCTTGAAACAGACGATGAAGTTCTTTCCACTTCTGCATCTCGACAAGTGAGTGTTTATCCCAATCAGGTGGTAGATGTTCTCAATGTTCAGTTTCCTGCTGCTGCCTATTCACAATTTTGGATCCATGATCTGAATGGTCGTGTGGTGCGTCAGGGGCAGATTGCAGATCAAGCGCAGCAACTGTCGGTGGATTTTAGAGCAATGGATGAGGGGATATATATCCTTATGCTGAAAGGACCTAATGCCTCGGATTCTTTCAAGATTATAAGGTGATAAACTTGTTGATAAAGCCGGCATACATATTCGCACTTACGGTGTTGCTGCTGGGTGCTTGTACTTCTCCTACCACTGTGGTAGAGGAGACGAGCACACAGCCCAATATCATTTTCCTGATGACGGACGATCAGCGCTGGGACAATCTGGGTTGCTACGGCCGTCCAGAGTTCAACACGCCCAATATCGACAAGCTGTCATCCGGTGGAGTGACTTTTGACAATGCCTATTATGCCGTGGCAGTATGCATGCCCAGTAGGGTCACGATGCTGACAGGACGCTACAACTCCAACCACAACGTGGGCTTTGTGGCTCCTAACGATTACACGTTATCACAAGCGGATTTTACCAAAAGCTATCCTGCACTGTTGAAAACAGCAGGCTATCGCACGGGCTTTGTAGGCAAAGTGGGCTTCACTGTAACCAACGAAGCAACCCGCCCGAGTACGCCTAAGGAGCATTACTATCGGGAGCAGATGGGTGGGGTATTTGACTTTTTTGCTGGGAGCGAAACCTATGATTATAAGGGGCTGGTCACCTGGCCGGAAGAA
The DNA window shown above is from Reichenbachiella sp. 5M10 and carries:
- a CDS encoding PA14 domain-containing protein, whose amino-acid sequence is MRRLQLLLLAVLLWSSTGLMAQTTVNSLTELQPYLEQDDVHVKLAPGDYTVTGADVANGVIGKRWTGSQYLGSTFNVFLFEGNNSTYDFTGVTIYIKTETAQSVGSIDFYEFRVLGSNNTIKNVTVVDDGDVDDKPTSRATSVVLDGAYNKLVGCHFTVKGSYPYGYGDIFGKGGGPVISHNKRSACLVRGKSNLVKDCTFICRSYGHGIFFQGAVDPRVDGCYVEGELRSTDEVLAEEGTGSPADNVDFETVWGFNLKDITGNYYFSLQEDGIRSYNAGETIVDGIEYERGVTGATVTNSTVVKMRSGVTIGWASGYKYVENCTTLACEIGYWVGANTDVVNSRGDASIGSLLSEDVSRSNSNIELSLMDDYVTPVDGEVTAIYYAGSGHNVVLYDETTYLHDHVEVVVGGERLAHRFLSGSTAPPINFTATDIDFNNLTNYPMYLGSNSARVTGQSCGAITDDGTNNDVSDVDCATACVYEEGVAFPTYATSGINYEIYEGDFDAIPDLETMTPAKSGMVADMDISATDTLSQFVVAFDGTLEVSADGRYTFYVSSDDPTSLIVDGKEVVSYDGASGLLESSGEICLAEGFHSLEVVRVEKNSDQSFSVSYESDDVAKTTALDVFGNDFASIDNLAYLANATQPSTSDGGLAIRAVDGNTDGAFASNSVTHTYEETNAWWQVELRDTYPIGEINVYNRTDCCSDRLGAFTISVLNEQGQTLFCQYIEPLTEPSVTVDAEGVLGRVIRIEKTEVGILALAEVEVYEGTEVTHGGEFQLRKRDSDLYAIDGGAQETEAGHSVAMLKFSNHENMTWTELDREEGYYSYQKYGSELCLAGNDQDDLVLATCDESAENQQWFKIGGGEGHYRLQLKGTELVIDGGSGRFDGANIYLEALDYTSEAQQWKFEAADVDNLETDDEVLSTSASRQVSVYPNQVVDVLNVQFPAAAYSQFWIHDLNGRVVRQGQIADQAQQLSVDFRAMDEGIYILMLKGPNASDSFKIIR